The following nucleotide sequence is from Aneurinibacillus soli.
GAATGTAGATGGGGGTTCCTTGATACGTAACACTAGCCATAACAGGTGAGGCAGCAATTTCTTGAGCACGTTGCTTATTCATTTTTGATATCCTCCTTAATACGTCGTAACAGTTATAATATCTGCTCTAAACGGCGTGAGTATTCTTATGTTATGACAGTCTATAGCTTTATTTCTTGTCTCTTATAGACGCTTATACACGATTATCTCCATTGTTACAATATTTCACTGCTTCCTTCCAGCTCATGGCTAAACGAACGATATCGTCTTCAACAAGTTCAGTCCCGATTTGGACTTCGATAAATTCAAGTGGTGTAATAGCTTTTACCCCATGCTTTGCTCCAAGGGGGATTTGAAGAACATCACCCGTTTTAATAGGATAAAGTTTATTCTCCAGAATAAACTCTCCGGAACCGGAAATAATAATCCAGATTTCTCGTCTTTTATGGTGTAATTGATAGCTTATATTTTTGCCTGGCAATAACTTTATTTTTTTTGTTAGGGTCTCGATTTCTTTTTCTGTCCTTGAGTGGTCCAAAACGCTATATGTTCCCCATCTTTTCTCTTCATACAATGGTCGTTGATGAACAGTAGAAATTATATCTTTAATCCGATTCGCATTTTTTTTGTTGGCAATCAAGATACCATCTGAGCTTGCGGCTACGATAATGTTGGATACATCGATTACGTTAATCGGATAGGAAAGTTCATTGACGATATGGGTATTGATGCAGTCATCTGTCATTTGACCTGAACCAAGGATGTTGCTTTCGAGATGACCTGCTAGTGCATCCCAACTCCCTAGGTCATTCCAGGTTCCATTATAGGGAACTACGACCGAATGATGAATTTTTTCTACAATCTCATGATCAAAGCTTAATTCAGGTAGCTGTTCATATAGAGCAAACATGTCCTCATAAAAAAGTGGCAGGCTTTTTTTCTCCAAGCTAGAAAGCATGAATGTTAGCGGAAAGGCGAAGACGCCGCAATTCCACAGGGCATTCTTTTTAATCAGAGTATGGGCTCTTTTTTGGTCAGGTTTTTCAACGAATTTGGCAACATGGTAGTAATCGATCGAGTCGTTTAGTTTTGGCACAATATAACCAAATTGATTGGAGGGAGATGTAGGATTCGTTCCGATAAGGGCAAGATCAGCCTTGGATTGGGAAAGGATGTCTGGAAGTTTGTGTAATAGGTTAAAAAAAGCAGCCTCAGCGAGTAAATCGACTGGGATAACACAAATTATTTCATCTGAAGCTGTATGAATTTTTGAGTGAAGATAGGTGATAGCTAGAGCAATAGCAGTGAATGTGCCCTTTTTATAAGGTTCACTGATGATCGGGATATGATCACCAATATGATTTCTCATGATTTCAAATTGGCTTTGATGCGTAACAATATACGTAGATGAAAGCAATCCAGCTGAATCCAATTGTCTGCAAATCCTTTGTATCATCGATTCCCTGCCGCCGTCTTCTGTTTGTAGCAACTTAAGAAATATTTTCGAACGAATTTCATTTGATAGCGGCCAAAGCCTTTTTCCAGAACCACCAGCTAATAAAATAATTTTCAAAGAAATTCCCCCTGGTGTTAGAATCAACGGTGTTTTTTTATTGTCTGGCTTCTTTTGAAATACCACTTTCGTGCGTGTAAGGATATGGATCTGTATTTTTTTGCTAGTCTACTTGTGTTTAATCTCGTTAAATTTGTTACATTTCTTTGTAGGCTTCGGTTCAAAGTCTTCTTTATAACAAATTGTCCAGGGTAATTGGCGTATATGAAATTCCCGTACGTTTCAAATTCGGAGAAGGTTATTTGCTTGGATTTATTAATGCTTCGTATGATCGCTGAGTACCAGCTTGTATTGTGTTTAGCTGCAATGGTTCTTTTTAGTTTTTTAACTTTTGACTTCTCAAAGAGCATATAATGGGCAACAAAATACGTGGGTGCGGTAGCCCTTTTCCCCATCAGTTTTTTGTACGTTCTAAAATATTCTGCACGGCTCCAATTTCTGCAATAGAATACGGTCTTTTGATTTTGTCTAAATCTATGCGGGCGAATCAACACCGTATCGGCATCAATAACGAGATAGAATTTCTGGGAGCATAATGAGTCGCCGCTTAGTTTTAGTAGTTGTTGAAAAAGCCAACCTGAACGATCCCATTTATTTGTACGATATTTAATATCTTTTTTTGTGATGGGCAAGACAGAGTTTTCGTTGATAAATTTGCAGCGTTTTTGCCTGCATAATTTTTTGATTTTTTCACTTGGAGGGGCAACAATGAGTATGTTTTCGATCGGGTGTTTTACATTTTTTCGGACGCCGTCAATTACGAAGGGGAGGACTTTCAAGTCTTTCTCAATAACAGGGATTAAGACATCAATTTTTGTCTTGCTGGTTAATTGACGATTAGTTTTCTGCATCATTTTTTACCTCCTCTTACAAGTATCTGAGCTATGATATGTCAGGGGAGGAGGAGGGAATTGTGCTAACGCCGAGAATAAGAAAAATGTGTCCTTATGAATTACATATGAAGCATACCGCTCATAATTAATAAAAACAATTCGTGCAAATGATTATTTCAGATTATACCGATAATTTTGTTATAACTACTTATATAACTATAAAATTGATGATGTGAGGGTTAAATAGTCTATGAATCAACTTGAGATGATTTTAGAAGCAGCACCGATTCTTTCAAAATTGCTTTATGAAGCTGATATCATGATCGCAATAACGGACAGGGAAAAATTTGTTTATTATTCAAAGTCGAAGACGCTGGAT
It contains:
- a CDS encoding sugar phosphate nucleotidyltransferase, whose product is MKIILLAGGSGKRLWPLSNEIRSKIFLKLLQTEDGGRESMIQRICRQLDSAGLLSSTYIVTHQSQFEIMRNHIGDHIPIISEPYKKGTFTAIALAITYLHSKIHTASDEIICVIPVDLLAEAAFFNLLHKLPDILSQSKADLALIGTNPTSPSNQFGYIVPKLNDSIDYYHVAKFVEKPDQKRAHTLIKKNALWNCGVFAFPLTFMLSSLEKKSLPLFYEDMFALYEQLPELSFDHEIVEKIHHSVVVPYNGTWNDLGSWDALAGHLESNILGSGQMTDDCINTHIVNELSYPINVIDVSNIIVAASSDGILIANKKNANRIKDIISTVHQRPLYEEKRWGTYSVLDHSRTEKEIETLTKKIKLLPGKNISYQLHHKRREIWIIISGSGEFILENKLYPIKTGDVLQIPLGAKHGVKAITPLEFIEVQIGTELVEDDIVRLAMSWKEAVKYCNNGDNRV
- a CDS encoding DUF6492 family protein; protein product: MMQKTNRQLTSKTKIDVLIPVIEKDLKVLPFVIDGVRKNVKHPIENILIVAPPSEKIKKLCRQKRCKFINENSVLPITKKDIKYRTNKWDRSGWLFQQLLKLSGDSLCSQKFYLVIDADTVLIRPHRFRQNQKTVFYCRNWSRAEYFRTYKKLMGKRATAPTYFVAHYMLFEKSKVKKLKRTIAAKHNTSWYSAIIRSINKSKQITFSEFETYGNFIYANYPGQFVIKKTLNRSLQRNVTNLTRLNTSRLAKKYRSISLHARKWYFKRSQTIKKHR